A genomic region of Methylobacterium durans contains the following coding sequences:
- the cpaB gene encoding Flp pilus assembly protein CpaB, with protein MKPARLAVLAIALVAGGGAAYLMSGDEPPPPPVAQAEPTPPPVPVAEVLVAAVELPLGQTLQAADLRWQKWPQDAVAAGYITRSASPKGIEETAGSVLRGGFLPGEPIRQQKLAKAGSGFMSSILPAGMRAVAIVTDTRGSNSAGGFILPNDHVDVIRTFRDEEASRAGGGEVQRSEIILQDVRVLAVGQLIQEKNGANVVTGETATLALTPAQAETITLAQKVGALSLALRSLVDSGRGPETEAKPQADAGLTVVRFGISRQQSR; from the coding sequence ATGAAACCAGCCCGTCTCGCCGTCCTCGCCATCGCCCTCGTTGCGGGCGGCGGGGCCGCGTACCTGATGAGCGGAGACGAGCCGCCCCCGCCGCCCGTCGCCCAGGCCGAGCCGACCCCTCCGCCGGTGCCCGTCGCCGAGGTGCTGGTCGCGGCGGTCGAGCTGCCGCTGGGCCAGACGCTCCAGGCCGCCGATCTGCGCTGGCAGAAATGGCCCCAGGACGCGGTCGCCGCCGGCTACATCACGCGCAGCGCCTCGCCGAAGGGCATCGAGGAAACCGCCGGCTCGGTCCTGCGAGGCGGCTTCCTGCCCGGCGAGCCGATCCGCCAGCAGAAGCTCGCCAAGGCCGGCAGCGGTTTCATGTCCTCGATCCTGCCCGCGGGCATGCGGGCGGTGGCGATCGTCACCGATACCCGCGGCTCGAACTCGGCCGGGGGCTTCATCCTGCCCAACGACCATGTGGACGTGATTCGAACTTTCCGGGACGAGGAGGCCTCGCGCGCCGGCGGCGGCGAGGTGCAGCGCTCCGAGATCATCCTGCAGGACGTGCGGGTGCTGGCGGTGGGCCAGCTCATCCAGGAGAAGAACGGCGCCAACGTCGTCACGGGCGAGACCGCGACCCTCGCGCTGACGCCCGCCCAGGCCGAGACCATCACCCTCGCCCAGAAGGTCGGCGCCCTGTCGCTCGCCCTGCGCAGCCTCGTGGATTCCGGGCGCGGCCCCGAGACCGAGGCGAAACCTCAGGCGGATGCCGGGCTCACCGTCGTGCGCTTCGGCATCTCCCGGCAGCAGAGCCGGTGA
- a CDS encoding type II secretion system F family protein encodes MSAVNLPVAAGLAALAAGAVAYAVILPLFSTERRAAQRLKAVSASVSASASRGVAVNRREQVAKTLNDIEAKSRGTKVTLELKIARAGLTWSKRTYYLVSALLGLVLGFALLTMTENPIAGLGAAFAGGIGLPLWLLKYLRKRRINKFILELPNAVDVVVRGIKTGIPVNDCFRIVSRESEEPVRGEFKQIIEAQTMGLSLSESVSRLFDRVPVPEVNFFAIVINIQQQSGGNLSEALTNLSRVLRERRKMAAKVQAMSTEAKASGGIIACLPFLVAGITYITSPDYISLLWTTDIGKMALGGCALWMSMGVFTMKKMIHFDF; translated from the coding sequence ATGAGTGCCGTCAATCTTCCGGTCGCCGCCGGACTCGCCGCGCTCGCTGCGGGCGCCGTCGCCTACGCGGTCATCCTGCCGTTGTTCAGCACCGAGCGCCGGGCCGCTCAGCGCCTGAAGGCGGTCAGCGCCTCGGTCTCGGCCTCGGCGTCCCGAGGCGTTGCCGTCAACCGCCGCGAGCAGGTCGCCAAGACCCTCAACGACATCGAGGCAAAGAGCCGCGGCACCAAGGTGACGCTCGAGTTGAAGATCGCCCGGGCGGGCCTGACCTGGTCCAAGCGGACATATTACCTGGTCTCGGCGTTGCTGGGCCTCGTCCTCGGCTTCGCGCTCCTGACGATGACCGAGAACCCGATCGCAGGCCTCGGCGCCGCGTTCGCGGGCGGCATCGGGCTGCCACTCTGGCTCCTCAAGTACCTGCGCAAACGGCGCATCAACAAATTCATCCTGGAGCTGCCCAACGCCGTCGACGTGGTGGTGCGCGGCATCAAGACCGGCATCCCGGTCAATGACTGTTTCCGCATCGTCTCGCGAGAATCCGAGGAGCCGGTGCGCGGAGAGTTCAAGCAGATCATCGAGGCGCAGACGATGGGCCTCTCGCTCAGTGAATCGGTATCGCGGCTCTTCGACCGCGTGCCGGTTCCCGAGGTGAACTTCTTCGCCATCGTGATCAACATCCAGCAGCAATCGGGCGGCAACCTCTCGGAGGCCCTGACCAACCTGTCGCGGGTGCTGCGCGAGCGCCGCAAGATGGCGGCGAAGGTTCAGGCCATGAGCACCGAGGCGAAGGCGTCCGGCGGCATCATCGCCTGCCTGCCGTTCCTCGTCGCCGGCATCACCTACATCACGAGCCCCGACTACATCTCGCTCCTCTGGACGACGGATATCGGCAAGATGGCGCTCGGCGGCTGCGCCCTGTGGATGTCGATGGGCGTCTTCACCATGAAGAAGATGATCCACTTCGACTTCTGA
- a CDS encoding type II secretion system F family protein → MVENIVGKLTDPRFIGVALTGVAVAATAFAVLQPFLEPDVLAKRMKLVSDERELMRKRERERLSTKATLRVEPKAYMKRVVEQFDLHRWLGTESAKRKLMMAGYRGVGAETGFLFFRLVTPIALGLGTAFYLFVLEVLDQPVLVQLGIVILAALLGMKAPELYLMNKAKKRQAEIRLAWPDALDLTLICVESGMAVENAFRRVSTEIAAQSVVLAEELALMTAELSYLPDRRSAYENLAARVGIEAVKSICTALIQAERYGTPVGQALRVLSQESRDQRMNEAEKKAAALPPKLTVPMILFFLPVLFVVILTPALIQVFR, encoded by the coding sequence ATGGTCGAGAACATCGTCGGCAAGCTGACGGATCCCCGCTTCATCGGGGTGGCCCTCACCGGCGTCGCGGTGGCCGCCACCGCCTTCGCCGTGCTCCAGCCGTTCCTGGAGCCGGACGTCCTGGCGAAGCGGATGAAACTCGTCAGCGACGAGCGCGAGCTGATGCGCAAGCGCGAGCGGGAGAGGCTCTCGACGAAGGCGACCCTGCGGGTCGAGCCCAAAGCCTACATGAAGCGGGTCGTTGAGCAGTTCGACCTGCATCGCTGGCTCGGCACGGAGAGCGCCAAGCGCAAGCTGATGATGGCCGGCTACCGCGGTGTCGGAGCCGAGACGGGCTTCCTGTTCTTCCGCCTCGTGACTCCGATCGCGCTGGGTCTCGGGACGGCCTTCTACCTGTTCGTTCTGGAAGTTCTCGACCAGCCTGTCCTCGTGCAACTCGGCATCGTCATCCTGGCCGCCCTTCTCGGCATGAAGGCGCCCGAACTCTACCTGATGAACAAGGCCAAGAAGCGCCAGGCGGAGATCCGTCTCGCCTGGCCCGACGCCCTCGACCTTACCCTGATCTGCGTGGAATCCGGCATGGCGGTCGAGAACGCCTTCCGGCGCGTCAGCACGGAGATCGCGGCGCAATCGGTGGTGCTCGCCGAGGAACTCGCGCTGATGACGGCCGAGCTCTCCTACCTGCCGGACAGGCGCTCGGCTTACGAGAACCTCGCTGCCCGCGTCGGGATCGAGGCGGTGAAATCGATCTGCACCGCCCTGATCCAGGCCGAGCGCTACGGCACGCCGGTGGGTCAGGCGCTGCGCGTCCTCTCCCAGGAGAGCCGCGACCAGCGGATGAACGAGGCGGAGAAGAAGGCGGCCGCCCTTCCCCCGAAGCTCACCGTGCCGATGATCCTGTTCTTCCTGCCGGTGCTGTTCGTCGTGATCCTGACGCCGGCGCTGATCCAGGTGTTTCGCTGA
- a CDS encoding tetratricopeptide repeat protein — protein MTTARSTAGEVSAVTGGPAGPTRRMPLAAAILVGLLAAGCQARSPETTGSIGGGLSSLGLGASPRAERTISRREVEALGESYASSPNDLGNAMRYAQALRAVGQRTQAVAVLQQAALRNPKNVAVLAAYGKTLAEVGRFEEAAEVLQNAHTPAQPDWRVLSAQGSVADQLGDHARAQSFYEAALKIRPNEPAVLSNLGLSYALSRQLDRAETALRLAAEQPGADARVRQNLALVLGLKGRIPDAEAAMRRDLTPDEAASNAQALRTLVAPPGAKAAQVARKPATRG, from the coding sequence ATGACCACGGCGCGATCGACTGCAGGAGAGGTCTCGGCAGTGACGGGCGGGCCGGCGGGCCCGACGCGTCGGATGCCGCTCGCCGCAGCCATCCTCGTCGGCCTCCTGGCAGCCGGCTGCCAGGCGAGATCGCCGGAGACCACAGGCTCCATCGGCGGGGGCCTCTCCAGCCTCGGCCTCGGCGCGAGCCCACGGGCGGAGCGGACGATCTCCCGCCGCGAGGTCGAGGCGCTCGGCGAATCCTACGCCTCGAGCCCCAACGATCTCGGCAACGCCATGCGCTATGCACAGGCGCTGCGCGCCGTCGGTCAGCGCACGCAGGCCGTCGCGGTCCTGCAGCAGGCGGCGCTGCGCAATCCGAAGAACGTCGCGGTGCTGGCCGCCTACGGCAAGACACTCGCCGAAGTCGGGCGCTTCGAGGAGGCGGCCGAGGTCCTGCAGAACGCTCATACGCCGGCCCAGCCCGATTGGCGGGTCCTCTCCGCGCAGGGCTCCGTCGCCGACCAGCTCGGCGACCATGCCCGGGCACAATCCTTCTACGAGGCCGCTCTGAAGATCCGCCCGAACGAGCCGGCCGTGCTGTCGAATCTCGGGCTCTCCTACGCGCTCTCGCGTCAGCTCGATCGGGCTGAGACGGCCCTCCGGCTCGCGGCCGAGCAGCCCGGAGCCGACGCCCGCGTGCGTCAGAATCTCGCTCTCGTGCTCGGCCTGAAAGGCCGCATCCCCGATGCGGAGGCCGCGATGCGCCGCGATCTCACCCCGGACGAGGCGGCGTCCAATGCGCAGGCTCTGCGCACCCTCGTGGCGCCGCCCGGCGCGAAGGCGGCGCAGGTCGCCCGCAAGCCCGCCACGCGGGGCTGA
- a CDS encoding A24 family peptidase: MATLGLLVVFPFFMAYAAANDLLTMLIPNRISLGLVAGFAVVAATGILSWSELGMHVGAGLLVLSITFTLFALGKIGGGDAKLAAATALWLGFDQLVDYALVAALAGGALTLGLLFARSHPLPYPVARLPFALHLHDAKTGIPYGIALAFAALIVVPDTLLWARALAG; this comes from the coding sequence ATGGCAACCCTCGGCCTCCTCGTCGTCTTCCCGTTCTTCATGGCCTACGCCGCGGCCAACGACCTCCTGACCATGCTGATCCCGAACCGGATCTCGCTGGGGCTCGTGGCCGGGTTTGCCGTCGTGGCCGCCACCGGCATCCTGAGCTGGTCCGAACTCGGCATGCATGTGGGCGCCGGCCTCCTCGTCCTCTCCATCACCTTCACGCTCTTCGCGCTGGGCAAGATCGGCGGCGGCGACGCCAAGCTCGCGGCGGCGACCGCCCTCTGGCTCGGCTTCGACCAACTCGTCGATTACGCCCTCGTGGCGGCCCTCGCCGGAGGCGCCCTCACGCTCGGGCTCCTCTTCGCGCGCTCTCATCCCCTGCCCTACCCGGTCGCCCGGCTGCCCTTCGCGCTGCATCTCCACGACGCCAAGACGGGCATCCCCTACGGCATCGCGCTCGCCTTCGCGGCGCTGATCGTCGTGCCGGACACGCTGCTCTGGGCCCGGGCCCTCGCCGGCTGA
- a CDS encoding M20 aminoacylase family protein, whose protein sequence is MPLVDRIGAFADEITAWRHDLHAHPELLYDVERTAGFVAEKLTGFGCDAVVTGIGRTGVVGVIRGRGAASNRAIGLRADMDALPIQEVRDLPYRSVVPGRMHACGHDGHTAMLLGAARYLAETRSFDGTAVIIFQPAEEGGGGGEAMVHDGLMERFGIEAVYGLHNIPNLPVGRFAIRPGPIMASTDRFTITIRGRGGHAALPQHAVDSVLVASHVIVALQSIAARSVDPLHSAVVSVCALEAGEAFNVLPDCVTLRGTLRALSQEVRDTIKDRVREIVRNVSAAFGAAGEIDFSGSYPVTENHPAETRFMADVAAQIVGEAQVDRAVAPLMAAEDFSYMLEHRPGAYIFMGNGPSAGLHHPEYDFCDEAAPYGASLWARLIETGLPLTR, encoded by the coding sequence ATGCCCCTCGTCGACCGCATCGGCGCCTTCGCGGACGAGATCACCGCGTGGCGCCACGACCTGCACGCCCATCCGGAGCTGCTCTACGACGTCGAGCGGACGGCGGGCTTCGTGGCCGAGAAGCTGACCGGTTTCGGATGCGATGCCGTCGTCACCGGCATCGGCCGCACCGGCGTCGTCGGCGTCATCCGCGGGCGCGGCGCCGCCTCGAACCGGGCGATCGGCCTGCGGGCCGACATGGACGCCCTGCCGATCCAGGAGGTGCGGGACCTGCCCTACCGCTCGGTCGTGCCGGGCAGGATGCACGCCTGCGGGCATGACGGGCACACGGCGATGCTGCTCGGCGCCGCCCGCTACCTCGCCGAGACCCGAAGCTTCGACGGAACCGCCGTGATAATCTTCCAGCCCGCCGAGGAGGGCGGCGGCGGCGGCGAGGCGATGGTGCATGACGGGCTGATGGAGCGCTTCGGCATCGAGGCGGTCTACGGCCTGCACAACATCCCGAACCTGCCGGTCGGGCGGTTCGCGATCCGCCCCGGCCCGATCATGGCCTCGACCGACCGCTTCACCATCACGATCCGCGGCCGCGGCGGCCACGCCGCCCTGCCGCAGCACGCGGTCGACAGCGTGCTGGTGGCGAGCCACGTCATCGTCGCCCTGCAATCGATCGCCGCCCGCTCGGTCGATCCGCTGCACTCGGCCGTGGTCTCGGTCTGCGCACTCGAAGCCGGCGAGGCGTTCAACGTGCTGCCCGACTGCGTCACCCTGAGGGGCACCCTGCGCGCCCTCTCGCAAGAGGTGCGGGACACGATCAAGGACAGGGTGCGGGAGATCGTCCGAAACGTCTCGGCGGCCTTCGGCGCCGCGGGCGAGATCGATTTCAGCGGCAGCTATCCGGTGACGGAGAACCACCCGGCCGAGACCCGGTTCATGGCCGACGTCGCGGCGCAGATCGTGGGCGAGGCGCAGGTCGACCGGGCCGTCGCGCCGCTGATGGCGGCCGAGGATTTCTCCTACATGCTCGAGCACCGGCCCGGCGCCTACATCTTCATGGGCAACGGGCCGAGCGCGGGGCTGCACCACCCCGAATACGATTTCTGCGACGAAGCCGCCCCCTACGGCGCCTCGCTCTGGGCCCGGCTCATCGAGACGGGGCTGCCGCTGACGAGATGA
- a CDS encoding CpaD family pilus assembly protein: protein MTLPALPRTPLALAAVTVLAALLGACRAERVATTGSLAPVDYRARHPIALTDGTRSLDVFPTGMGHLDPRQSADVDAFLLEFRRYGRGRLVVDVPRGVSPAAGASVERTVASIRRLGAEGGVPPEAVVMTGYAVAAPRLAAPIRLSFQRMEAKVTSQCGLWPRDLGVSDPAYSLSNEPSWNLGCATQSNVASQVADPVDLVRGRTEGRIDTVRRVKGITDLRDGKDPSTTWRQDGQASVKTQLGN, encoded by the coding sequence ATGACGCTGCCCGCCCTCCCCCGCACGCCGCTCGCCCTCGCCGCGGTGACGGTGCTCGCCGCCCTGCTCGGCGCCTGCCGCGCCGAACGCGTGGCCACGACCGGCTCTCTCGCGCCGGTCGATTACCGGGCGCGCCACCCGATCGCCCTGACCGACGGGACCCGCAGCCTCGACGTCTTCCCGACCGGGATGGGCCATCTCGATCCGCGCCAGTCGGCCGATGTCGATGCCTTCCTGCTCGAGTTCCGGCGCTACGGGCGGGGCCGCCTCGTCGTCGATGTGCCGCGCGGCGTCTCGCCCGCCGCCGGGGCGTCGGTCGAGCGGACGGTCGCGTCGATCCGGCGTCTCGGTGCCGAGGGCGGCGTCCCGCCGGAGGCCGTCGTGATGACCGGCTACGCGGTCGCTGCCCCGCGTCTCGCCGCGCCGATCCGCCTCAGCTTCCAGCGGATGGAGGCCAAGGTGACGAGCCAGTGCGGGCTCTGGCCGCGCGACCTCGGGGTGAGCGACCCCGCCTACAGCCTCAGCAACGAGCCGAGCTGGAATCTCGGCTGCGCGACGCAATCGAACGTCGCCTCGCAGGTGGCCGACCCGGTCGACCTCGTGCGTGGGCGGACTGAGGGCCGCATCGACACGGTGCGCCGCGTCAAAGGCATCACCGACCTGCGCGACGGCAAGGATCCGTCAACCACATGGCGGCAGGATGGGCAGGCCAGCGTGAAGACGCAGCTCGGCAACTGA
- a CDS encoding AAA family ATPase, whose protein sequence is MSDHAETPERIIAPVPRITIQAFCETAETAALIESVGGDRRMQKAHVKVQMGGGPAAVEAYRQAPTPNVILIETQGSKSKPLECLDALAEVCDPGTKVLVVGHVNDVLLYRQFIQRGVSDYLMAPVDPLSLIAAVSDLFTAPGVKPVGRTIAVFGAKGGIGASTVAHNLAWSIARGQGTQTVIADLDIAHGTASLNFNQDPPQGIAEAVFAPERLDAALVERLLSKCSDNLSLLSAPASLDRTIDLAETAFDGLIDHLRAAVPCIVLDVPHLWSAWSRRMLVAADEILIVAGPDLASLRNAKNLVASLQHGRPNDRPPRIVLNGVGMPKRPEIGAPEFAKALETALFASIPFEPALFGAAANNGQMIAEVQPGSKAAEIFADLSASILGRPEVRRGRPNLFEPLLVPIRAKLARRKAS, encoded by the coding sequence ATGTCGGACCATGCCGAGACGCCAGAGCGCATCATCGCCCCGGTGCCGCGGATCACGATCCAGGCCTTCTGCGAGACGGCCGAGACCGCCGCGCTCATCGAGAGCGTCGGTGGTGATCGGCGCATGCAGAAGGCCCATGTGAAGGTCCAGATGGGCGGCGGGCCGGCCGCGGTCGAGGCGTACCGTCAGGCGCCGACCCCGAACGTGATCCTCATCGAGACGCAAGGCTCCAAGTCGAAGCCGCTGGAATGCCTCGACGCCCTCGCCGAGGTCTGCGACCCGGGTACGAAGGTCCTCGTCGTCGGTCACGTGAACGACGTGCTGCTCTACCGCCAGTTCATCCAGCGCGGCGTCAGCGACTACCTGATGGCGCCGGTCGATCCGCTCTCGCTGATCGCCGCGGTGTCGGACCTGTTCACGGCGCCGGGCGTCAAGCCGGTCGGGCGCACCATCGCGGTCTTCGGCGCCAAGGGCGGCATCGGCGCCTCCACGGTGGCGCACAACCTCGCGTGGTCGATCGCCCGCGGCCAGGGCACGCAGACCGTCATCGCCGATCTCGACATCGCCCACGGCACCGCGAGCCTCAACTTCAACCAGGATCCGCCCCAGGGCATCGCCGAGGCCGTCTTCGCGCCCGAGCGCCTGGATGCGGCCCTCGTCGAACGCCTCCTCTCGAAGTGCAGCGACAACCTCTCCCTGCTCTCCGCGCCCGCGAGCCTCGACAGGACGATCGACCTCGCCGAGACCGCCTTCGACGGGCTGATCGATCACCTGCGCGCCGCCGTGCCCTGCATCGTCCTCGACGTGCCCCATCTCTGGTCCGCATGGTCGCGCCGGATGCTCGTGGCGGCCGACGAGATCCTGATCGTGGCCGGACCCGACCTCGCCTCGTTGCGCAATGCCAAGAACCTCGTCGCGAGCCTTCAGCACGGCCGGCCGAACGACCGCCCTCCCCGCATCGTGCTCAACGGCGTCGGCATGCCGAAGCGGCCGGAGATCGGCGCACCGGAATTCGCCAAGGCCCTCGAGACGGCGCTCTTCGCGAGCATCCCGTTCGAGCCGGCCCTGTTCGGCGCGGCCGCCAACAACGGCCAGATGATCGCCGAGGTGCAGCCGGGCTCGAAGGCCGCCGAGATCTTCGCCGATCTCTCCGCTTCCATCCTCGGCCGGCCCGAGGTGCGTCGCGGGCGGCCCAACCTGTTCGAGCCCCTGCTCGTGCCGATCCGTGCCAAGCTCGCGCGCCGGAAGGCGTCCTGA
- a CDS encoding leucyl aminopeptidase family protein produces MTTIPSSHELLPAGGAGIPICCVGSALWPEVEATLSPFQRAFLKATDFAPKVGRLAMLPGDDGSLARILFGLGDAEGPARDRLAAGKLPSLLPPGSYRFEPAGIDPAEAALAWLLGSYRFGRYREAKGERPRLVAPDGVDSAEIERIAAAVAMGRDLVNTPANDLGPAEIETAARDLSRHHGALIAIIAGEPLARDFPLVHAVGAASVRAPRLIDLTWGAPDAPRVTLVGKGVAFDTGGLDIKPSAGMLLMKKDMGGAAAALAVADMVMGGGLNLRLRLVIPAVENAVSGAAFRPGDVLASRAGLKVEIGNTDAEGRLILADALALADAEEPELLIDFATLTGAARVALGPDLPAFFTEDDDLARAVAEAGAEAADPVWRLPLHAPYASLLDSKVADLNNVSGGPFAGAITAALFLRRFAPKTRAHVHFDLYGWNPSTKPGRPEGGEVQTARLVYGLLKSRYGR; encoded by the coding sequence ATGACGACGATCCCATCCTCGCACGAACTCCTGCCCGCCGGCGGCGCCGGCATCCCGATTTGCTGTGTCGGATCAGCCCTTTGGCCCGAGGTCGAAGCCACCCTATCGCCGTTTCAGAGAGCCTTCCTCAAGGCCACCGACTTCGCGCCCAAGGTCGGGCGTCTGGCGATGCTGCCAGGCGACGACGGGTCTCTCGCCCGGATCCTGTTCGGGCTCGGCGACGCCGAGGGCCCGGCCCGCGACCGGCTCGCCGCCGGCAAGCTTCCGTCCCTGCTGCCGCCGGGCAGCTACCGTTTCGAGCCGGCGGGAATCGATCCGGCCGAGGCGGCGCTCGCGTGGCTTCTCGGCAGCTACCGTTTCGGGCGCTACCGGGAGGCGAAGGGCGAGCGGCCGCGTCTCGTCGCGCCGGACGGCGTCGATTCTGCGGAGATCGAGCGGATCGCGGCCGCCGTCGCGATGGGCCGCGACCTCGTCAACACACCGGCGAACGATCTCGGTCCGGCCGAGATCGAAACGGCCGCGCGCGATCTCTCGCGGCACCACGGCGCGTTGATCGCGATCATCGCAGGCGAGCCGCTGGCGCGCGACTTTCCGCTCGTGCACGCGGTCGGCGCGGCCTCCGTGCGGGCACCCCGGCTGATCGACCTGACCTGGGGGGCGCCGGACGCGCCGCGCGTCACCCTCGTCGGCAAGGGCGTGGCCTTCGACACGGGCGGCCTCGACATCAAGCCCTCCGCCGGCATGCTCCTGATGAAGAAGGACATGGGCGGGGCCGCCGCCGCGCTCGCCGTCGCCGACATGGTGATGGGGGGCGGGCTGAACCTGCGGCTGCGCCTCGTCATCCCCGCCGTCGAGAACGCGGTCTCGGGCGCGGCCTTCCGGCCCGGCGACGTGCTGGCGAGCCGCGCGGGTCTCAAGGTCGAGATCGGCAACACCGACGCGGAAGGGCGCCTGATCCTCGCGGACGCGCTCGCCCTCGCAGACGCGGAGGAGCCGGAGCTCCTGATCGACTTCGCGACCCTGACCGGCGCGGCGCGGGTGGCGCTCGGGCCGGACCTGCCGGCCTTCTTCACGGAGGACGACGACCTCGCCCGCGCCGTCGCGGAGGCGGGAGCGGAGGCGGCCGATCCAGTCTGGCGCCTGCCGCTCCACGCGCCCTACGCGAGCCTCCTCGACTCGAAGGTCGCCGATCTCAACAACGTCTCGGGCGGTCCCTTCGCGGGCGCGATCACGGCGGCCCTGTTCCTGCGCCGCTTCGCGCCGAAGACGCGGGCGCACGTGCATTTCGACCTCTACGGGTGGAATCCGTCCACGAAGCCGGGCCGACCCGAGGGCGGCGAGGTGCAGACGGCGCGGCTCGTCTACGGGCTGCTCAAGAGCCGCTACGGACGCTGA
- the cueR gene encoding Cu(I)-responsive transcriptional regulator, producing MRAPERVTIGEAARLSGVSAKMIRYYESIGLLPAPVRAESGYRTYGPADLHSLRFVRRARDLGFSMDAIGDLLALWRDRTRSSAQVKAIALDHVAALRRRIAELEGMAGTLADLAERCCGDDRPDCPILDDLAERTPERVPAPHRA from the coding sequence GTGCGGGCGCCGGAGCGGGTCACGATCGGGGAGGCGGCGCGGCTGAGCGGCGTCTCGGCCAAGATGATCCGCTACTACGAGTCGATCGGCCTGCTGCCGGCGCCGGTCCGAGCGGAGAGCGGCTACCGGACCTACGGTCCCGCCGACCTGCACAGCCTTCGCTTCGTGCGCCGGGCCCGCGACCTCGGCTTCTCGATGGACGCGATCGGCGATCTGCTCGCCCTGTGGCGGGACCGGACCCGGTCGAGCGCGCAGGTGAAGGCCATCGCCCTCGACCATGTCGCGGCGCTCCGGCGCCGGATCGCGGAGCTCGAAGGCATGGCCGGGACGCTCGCGGACCTCGCGGAGCGCTGCTGCGGCGACGACAGGCCCGATTGCCCGATCCTCGACGACCTCGCGGAGCGAACGCCCGAGAGGGTCCCGGCGCCGCACCGCGCCTGA
- a CDS encoding CpaF family protein: protein MFGRRHSAAAAPAAALPQTKVAPLQVSEPAAPRRADPPPPPPAETTRSEDYYRTKSMIFGALIEAIDLAQLARLDTETAREEIRDIVSEIIGLKNIVLSIAEQEELLDDICNDVLGYGPLEPLLARDDIADIMVNGANRTFIEVSGKIQQTNVRFRDNQQLMNICQRIVSQVGRRVDEASPICDARLPDGSRVNVIAPPLSIDGPALTIRKFKKDKLTLDQLVRFGAISPEGAQILKIIGKVRCNIVISGGTGSGKTTLLNCLTAFIEHDERVITCEDAAELQLQQPHVVRLETRPANMEGQGQITMRDLVKNCLRMRPERIIVGEVRGPEAFDLLQAMNTGHDGSMGTLHANSPRECLSRIESMITMGGFTLPSRTLREMICGSVDIIVQATRLRDGSRRITHITEVLGMEGEVITTQDLFLYEILGEDANGKLIGRHRSTGVGRPKFWDRARYYGEERALAAALDAAAEQAGPAT, encoded by the coding sequence ATGTTCGGTAGACGGCACAGCGCCGCTGCTGCGCCGGCCGCCGCGCTGCCGCAGACCAAGGTGGCCCCGCTCCAGGTCTCGGAGCCCGCAGCGCCGCGCCGGGCCGATCCGCCACCGCCGCCGCCCGCCGAGACGACGCGCTCCGAGGATTATTACCGCACGAAGAGCATGATCTTCGGCGCGCTGATCGAGGCGATCGACCTCGCTCAGCTCGCCCGCCTCGACACGGAGACGGCCCGCGAGGAGATCCGCGACATCGTCTCGGAGATCATCGGGCTCAAGAACATCGTCCTGTCGATCGCCGAGCAGGAGGAACTGCTCGACGACATCTGCAACGACGTCCTCGGTTACGGGCCGCTGGAGCCGCTGCTCGCCCGCGACGACATCGCCGACATCATGGTCAACGGCGCGAACCGGACCTTCATCGAGGTCAGCGGCAAGATCCAGCAGACGAACGTCCGCTTCCGCGACAACCAGCAACTGATGAACATCTGCCAGCGCATCGTGAGCCAGGTCGGCCGGCGCGTGGACGAGGCCTCCCCCATCTGCGACGCGCGCCTGCCCGACGGCTCGCGCGTCAACGTGATCGCCCCCCCGCTCTCGATCGACGGGCCGGCGCTCACGATCCGCAAGTTCAAGAAGGACAAGCTCACCCTCGACCAGCTCGTGCGCTTCGGTGCGATCTCGCCCGAAGGTGCCCAGATCCTGAAGATCATCGGCAAGGTCCGCTGCAACATCGTGATCTCGGGCGGCACCGGCTCCGGCAAGACGACGCTGCTGAACTGCCTCACCGCCTTCATCGAGCACGACGAGCGCGTGATCACCTGCGAGGACGCGGCGGAGCTGCAATTGCAGCAGCCCCATGTCGTGCGCCTGGAGACGCGGCCCGCGAACATGGAGGGCCAGGGCCAGATCACGATGCGCGACCTCGTCAAGAATTGCCTGCGCATGCGGCCGGAGCGGATCATCGTCGGCGAGGTGCGCGGACCGGAGGCGTTCGACCTCCTCCAGGCCATGAACACGGGTCATGACGGCTCGATGGGGACGCTGCACGCCAACTCCCCGCGCGAGTGCCTCTCGCGCATCGAGTCGATGATCACGATGGGCGGATTCACGCTGCCCTCGCGAACGTTGCGCGAGATGATCTGCGGCTCGGTCGACATCATCGTCCAGGCCACCCGCCTGCGCGACGGTTCCCGTCGCATCACCCACATCACCGAGGTGCTCGGGATGGAAGGCGAGGTCATCACGACGCAGGACCTCTTCCTCTATGAGATCCTCGGCGAGGACGCGAACGGCAAGCTGATCGGGCGGCACCGCTCGACCGGGGTCGGCCGTCCGAAATTCTGGGATCGGGCCCGCTATTACGGCGAGGAGCGCGCTCTGGCGGCCGCTCTCGACGCCGCGGCGGAGCAGGCCGGACCCGCGACCTGA